Genomic segment of Vitis riparia cultivar Riparia Gloire de Montpellier isolate 1030 chromosome 19, EGFV_Vit.rip_1.0, whole genome shotgun sequence:
tataaattttgtttctttattgaTTTTGGTTTGGTTCAGTCAAAATTGAAATGCAGTGCCCCAAAACAATGTGAAGTTTCTTTTCAAGTTTGcttttggaaattgaaacttCTCAGAACTGCAGAATGTCGGAAATTAACCAACAACATGCAATTAAAACAAGATTCAGAAATGTTTCTCagatttggattatttttttaaaggtgcTCTGCTATCATCTTATGCAGTTTAATACATTTTAGTACATTGCTGCCCCCTATCAAACACCCCTCTGCCAACCTAAAAAAGCGGATCTTGATGAATCAACCAGATTGCTGGTAGTGTAAGAGTTTTATTTTCAACTAATCAGCTTTGACCGCTTGTTTTATGTGGCATAGGTTGCTTCGGTTATGACAGTTTGGAATCAAATGAGGCCTGCATATGCTGCTAACTTATGGAATGAGGCCTTGAACAAGAGGCTTGGAACTCAGGTATTTAATTAGTTGTTCTTCACCTTGCTTGACCATTCACAAATTATCTTACTGATGTGTTGGTTTACTGATATGGCATTCTTATGTCAAAAATGATAATGTACATGGTTGTTAATTCATTACCTTTTTCATTGATGAATAACATATGGAACATTTGGAAGCCCTTGAGGCCAAGCACACCTGGCAAGGGGTTGGGTTGAGGATATGGGAGGTTCTAGGTGTGAGTCCCAGCATGGGCAAGAAAATAAATCTTATTCATATAGAGGAAAAAACATATTGAACATCTGAATCTTTGATGGATAATTGGTTGGAAAAATAAAGTTCACCATGTAGACTGCATTGGGAATTTGGGACTTGGCATTTAATGATCCTCCTAAGTATCCTTGGTCTGAAATAGATATCATCATGGATGATCTTAAAAATCAAGTCATCAGAAATCTTGTAGTTCTGGAAAAAGTTAAATCTAATGGTTGTGATCACACTTGATATTGTTCAATGTTAgatttgaaataagaaaaatgtctAGTTGATTTTTCtctgagaaaaaggaaaaattgttgTTGTTCTTAGCATCCAATgtaattttttccttaatgcAGGACCTTGCTCTTCCTGAGATTCTGGTTGAAACTGAAAAGCGTGGATCATCATTTGATGAATTGCTGACAATTCCTGAGCAGGATGATTGGGTTTACACTGATGGAAAGTCAACATCTTGTGTTGCTTTCATTCTGGAAATGTATAAGGAGGCAGGATTATTTGGTCCAAGTGCTAGCTCTATTCAAGTAACTGAGTTCACGGTGAGTCAAAGCAATACAGAGTTTGCTAGTCCTGATGAAAAAAAGTCACTATTTAGCATTATCATGATATATTTTGGTTATCAGTAGATAAATGTTATGAAGAAAATTGAACATAAATTATCCAGCATCAAATGATTAGGATAATCTGATCCTAGTGGTTTTGGGGTAGAAGGTTTTCTGAACCAGATAAATGATCTTTGTTCCTGTTTCACATTCCCTCCTTAGTCTGCATTGGGACTTAACTTATAATGTTCCCAAAACAAAGTGTTAAGCAATCTGATTTAGTGGGTTGTTTGTGGAAAAAAGCAGAGTTATTGCTGTCTTGCATATgtctcaatttattttatttccaaaaatgcagATAAAAGATGCATACACACtgagtttttttgaaaataattcaagccGCCTGCCAAAGTGGTGCAATGATGGGGACAATGTGCAGCTCCCTTATTGTCAGATCAAAGGAAAGTATCGAATGGAATTGCCAGAGTACAATACCCTGGATCCATACCCTCATATGAACGAAAGATGCCCATCCCTGCCTCCAAAATACTTGAGGTCGGCAAATTGCTGAAAAGGATGAAAGGTCCTGCATCTTTCCCTCCCCGATTGGAAGCTATGATACGTGTGGCTGATATCATACTGGGTTCTCACTTCGCTTCCATAGTGTGCAAATCTTATTTGATGTCAAGGGAACAAAGATGCCAAGGGAAAAGTTGGTTGATGTTAGTCTTCAATTTGATGATCAGAGGCTGTTGAATGTTGTACATGATAGAAAATGAATGGATGTGTGGTTAGGATGTTATTCTTCACTTCTTTTTCTTGGCACATGGAAATTGTTATGTCTGAAAAGAACCCTTTGTGTAAATATCTATTTGCTGGTGTAAACTGCTGGTATGATGCTGCAGATCATATGAAATATATGAATTGGTTGCAAATTTAATTACTGCTATCCTTATTTTCAAAAGCACATTCTTTTGTCTGTcatattagttttaattttgctATGGCAATGTCCAAATTGATCATATTAACCAAAATCTTTTTGCAGCAAGAAAGACAACAGAAGTCAAAATAAGATGAGATATTACATTACGTTAAAGACAACTGTAGTCACAACTGCAGCACAGTTTGTTTCGGACGGAAAATGGATTCTTGAACAATGGGTAGAATTTTCAATGATGATTATTAACCTTGGTatcaacatgtttttttattgaagtcCAGGTCCTCTGATTCGTACCTTGAACAGCTGCTGCATGGACATCCAGTTCATTGTTATTGCTTCGACTCATATTCCCCAAAAAGTGGATCCCGCTCTAATAGCTCCgaataaattaaatacatgTATTAAGATACGAAGGTTACCCAGAAGCTGCTGAAGTGCCATGACCTTATCCACAATCTCCTTCTCAGATATTACCTCTTCATCATTTTCACCACAAATACACAAGCAATTGATGATGAGCAATACAAGGGAGGATTCTGTAAGGTATTCCatagaagaattaaaaattgtGTATTAGAGTATTACTGTTTATGTGTATTCTTGCAGTGTTTCAACATTGGGCTTAATATTGTACTTGATAATGCTAAACATATAAAATTCtgttgaaatattttctatataaaatgttaTTCATAAAATTGAAATGAAGGTGGCATATCACCCATTGTTTGTTGATTGCCATGTTTCCATGGAGGGACCCATTTCGGTACACTGCTCCTCCTGACCAGGAGAAGGAAGATGGGGGAGGGGGAACAAGAAATTTGGGAAGAAGGCACTCATTGTTGGGAGAGATGTGTTCAACAGTTGGTTTTGGGAGGGTGAACACccaattaaataagaaaacttCACcatcttttgttggtttttgGATGGGTATCTTTCAAGTTTAGGCTTAATATTAGTCCATTTGGCAGTGCCTGAAAACCAAGCGTTAAAATATTTCTCATGACAAGTTATTGGATTcataaaagatgaaaagaaaacgACAGATACCTATTAATGAAATCTTGTTGATTGGTCTAATGCATCAGTGAGCCAAAGTGTGTTTCTTGGACTAATCCACCTTATTGAACCTTAAAAACTGACTGTTAATCTGAATATCTGACTCAGTTTAATGCTGTTTACTGATTGTATGAACAGGCTCAAACTTGTTTGCCATGTTTCCATTGTTTTCTAAGTCTATCCCCTTAATTTGCTTCGATTGTCTTCATTTTGCTCAGCAAAACTGGCTTCCTACATTGTGGGATTAACATGTGTCATCGCTGTAATGTTATCAACCCACATGACAATAACAACCAAACAGATGATTGATGTTTATATAAGTAGGTAAAAACAAAGTCTTTGTTATTGTCCCTGTGTAGTTTGATGTGGCTTTGTAACTTTTCTCTAACTGACATGCCCGTCATAAAAGAACAAATTGAGATTTGATTCCTTGAAAGTATGCATAGAAAGACAAACTCATTTTCCAGTATACTTTGGATGTTCTGCAGATGTGAAATTGTACCATTTGTTTATTGACAAGGCCTGTTGTGAACTTCATAGAGGTAAACCACTGACTGAATGTTCTGAATCAAACCAACCTGCCTAATTTGGACATGCTCTAacattgagggatgcatttttGTCTAGCACTTGTTGATAGAGGATTCTTAGTCTAATAGGAACAGCAATAGTGAGGTTTCAAGGTTTGAGGAGGGAGTGACAATCAGATGATACTACTTTAGGTTCATTGATGTAATCTCAATAGGTAGTCCTCCAGTTGGTGCTGGCGTCGGGTTCCTGCCGAAAAAATTGTCGGTATGGCATAACTTCCACTTGAACCGAGTAACCAGATGATGGATGGTAACAAGGGTTTCAATCCTTGCAAACTCAATTCCTGGACATATCCGAGGGCCCCCTCCAAATGGAATGAAGCAGTACGGTGGAATTGATGCTTGGTTTTCAAATCTTGTTGGATCAAACTTTGTTGGCTCCGGGAATATGCTATTGTCCATGTGTGTCATGCTTGTCGCCCAGAATATCTAAATTATCAAAGAGAAGTGTATCAGTGTTGTTTACACGGTTAGTTAGAAGAGCACAATGAAAGATGCTGTTATTCACTTACCTTCCACCCTTCAGGGATAAGATATCCTCCAAACTCAATGTCTTTCAATACAGTCCTGAACCCAGCAAAGACCGGAGGAACCATCCTCAGAGTTTCCAGTGCCACTCTCCATGTGTACTTCATCTTTGCCAGGTCTTCCCATGTTAGGAACTCCCCTGAGGGCTTGTCTTTTGCTATCTCCTCATGTTCTGAAGTCCAGAAACAAACAATTAAACAGACCTTTAACGCCTTTTATTGATGCATAGTTTGTTCCAGAATCAGAAGGATAATGGATTCTTGAACAGGAGGGATAGCTAAAAAAATTTCTGTTTATGATTGTTAACTTTGTTAATGAATTGTTTGTACCTTTCAGAACAGCCGCATAGACATCTGGATCATTAGCCAGAAGCCGCACCAAGAAAGTAATCAAAACAGCGGAAGTGTCATGCCCGGCAACCATGACAAGCAGGACATTATCCACAATCTCCTTCTCTGTAATTACTTCTTCATTGTTTTTGCCACGAATGCTGAGCAAGCAGGTGATGAAATCTTGATGAGGAGACGCACCCTTCTCAAGTTCTACCTCCTTCTCTCGCATGAGTTCCTTTATCATGTTTTGGATCTTTGTGCTTGCCTGAAGACTGCGGTTGTAGCGGGTGAAAGGCAAGTTAACCGGAACTGACCAAATTCCTTCTATCATTTCCTGGAATCTGCCCACAAGTTTCTCCCTTCGGATTCCTCGCTCAACCCCAAATAGAAGGCCACAAATAATGTTGAAGGTGAGGGTCTTCATCAGGGGCATTACCTATCAGCaatacaggggaggtttctaTAAATTCCATAGTAATACTAATGCATAAAAATTACTGCTTATAAGTATTCCTGCAATGGTGGATTGGAGTTTTTGGTATGTTATATGTACCGTGACCCTTTGCTTGCCTTGCCAATGCATCTCAAGATGCTTCCTGACCTCTGCATCCATCTTTCCCACATACTGCTTCAAGGATTCTGGCTTTAAGAATGATACAATAGCACCCCTGACACGCTTATGATCTTCTCCACTAAGCTCCAGCAAATTCCGATCACCCATTATCATCTGATTAGACTTTGCTTGCTGGTTACTGATCGTGCTGCCATCACTAGCGAATACGAGCTTGTTTGCAGCCTGTCCATAAATAAAGACAGCTGGTTGGCCAAAGAGGCTCAACTTTGAAATTGGACCATACTTCTTTATCCTCTCTTCAAGCCATTTTTCAGCAGTGTTGGCTCGCATGGCGCGGAGAAGGCCAATGCTTTGGCCTATTAAGGGCAGTCCTAGTGAACCTGGAGGGACCCCTTTTGGTAAACTCCTTCTCCTGGCCAGGAGAAGGAAGATGGGGAGGAGGAACAAGAAGATTGTGAAGAAGGCACTCATGGTTGAGAGAGACTTGTTCAGAATATGGTTTTGGGAGGGTGACTGCACccatttatataagaaaattttcacccTCTTTTGTTGGTTTTTGGGTGGGTATCTTTGAACCTTAAGACATAATATTCCATTTGAAAGTGGCCAAGTATATACAAAAATCTGAAATCCAGGtgttgaaatattaatttttcatatgaGGTTCTTGGATTCATAAAGAATTAATGAAAAGAAGATGGAATATACCGCTAATGAACTCTCCTTTACTGGCCTAATTTGCTGTTGGTTTGTAACTTTGCTCTAATTGATATGTCAAATATAAAGGAACAAATAAGATTTGATTCCATAAAAGTATGCATAAAAGGGCACACTCATTTTCCCCTTCTTTTGGAGTTACTTCGGATGGTCTGCATATGTGAAATTGTACCAAGTTGTTTTAGTGACAAACCCTCAGAACATATATTTGCTTCAACTCCGAAAAATGGCTTCTAAGTTTGACATGCATTAATTTTACTTTTGGCAGGGGAGAATGGTAAGAGAAAAGAGGTGGGTTAGGTAATGGCGCTCATCAATTATGAGTTGTTAGCAACCACACAACGCACCCAAAATAGGATCTGAGCTGATTGAATTCTGAGGGGCTTGTGGTTGGAAAAGGGGAGTATGGATCACATTATGTACCATTTAACAGATGCCCCTTGTCCCTTTAACTAAGGGGAGTTTTAGAGCATCCccaattttgataaaaaaaatttcatctagTTCCATCATGGGTTTATGTGCAAAAGACAATGCCGAGACAGAGGGTAAAACTTCCATTACCTTGATTCGTTATAGCCTACCTTCTCCATATGAAAATTCCCCTTAGAGCAGATGAAGCAAATTTCAACCCCAATGATCATCTTTGGTTGTGAAGTAGAGTGTAACTCGAGCTACAAATTAATCTCTTGAGAAGAAAGACAAGCCTAATGCTTCCACTTCCACCTCCTAAAAGCAGTAGCCATCCACTCAAGCTGAACCACAAGCCACTCTAGCACTACTTCAGGAGACTCTAAGCCCACTCCTACTGAACCTGCTGCTACACCACTCACCACGGTTTCTCATGTACCCTATCATACATCTAGTCCACCTTGCAGCTGATCTCTATATATCATGCAGTACTAGGGTTCCACATTAACACCTACTACCTCCAAAATGCAAGTCTGATTTTCACAATAGAAAACACAAGTTACTAGAATCCAGTCTCTAGTTACAAGACAAATTAGTGAACACTTCACATTTTCAGAATAGAAGACCACAAATGATGTTGAATGTGAGTGTCTTCATCAGGGGCAAAACCTATCAGCATATGAACATACTAATGCATATGAATATACTTGCAAGGATTCAATGGAGTTTTTGGTTAAGTTTATATGTACCGTGACATTTTGCTTGCCTTGCCAATGCATTTGAAGGCGTTTCCTGACCTCTGCGTCCATCTTTCCTACATACAGCTTCAAGGATTCTGGTTTTAAGAATGATAAAAGAGCATTCCTGACACGCTTATGATCTTCTCCGCTCAGCTCCAGCAGGTTTCGGTCACCCAGTATCATCTGATTGGACCTTGCTTGCTGGTTACTGATGGTGCTGCCGTCACTGGCGAATATGAGCTTGTTTGCAGCCTGCCCATTGATAAAAACAGATGGTTTTCCAAAGAGGCTTAGCTTTGAAACTGGGCCATACTTTCTTACGTACCCTCTCTTGAAGCCATTCTTCGGCAGTGTTGAATCTCATGGCACGCAGAAGGCTGATGCTTTGACCTATTATGGGCAGTCCTAGGGAACCTGGAGGGACCCTTTTTGCTGAACTCCTCCTAACCAAGAGAAGCAACATGGGCAAGAGCAACAGGCAAAAGGGGAAGAGGGTAGCCATGGTTGAGAGAGAGTTAACGTAGAGCAGGAGAGTCATTTAATTACTTGGGGTGTCTTGATGAGGAACTAATCCTTTTCTTCTGGTTTTTGATTTGCTATTTCAATATTACATGATAATCCATCCATCTGACATTTCAATCTTGTTTGCCTTAGAGAAATGACAGGAGATAGATGATTTATCGCCAGCTTATTTTACTCCATGGTACATATGTGTGTGCAATTATTGATGGCTTTTCTGTTAATGCTTCTCAaaatgcatcatctttgagtCCATGCCAATGAATACAAAGATTCAGGTCTATGAATATTGAGGCTTAAAAGGATATATAAAAGGTCAAGAATAGTAAATATGGCTTCTTTAAGTTGCTGCTTCACAAAAAGCTTGAGGGTCCCCTTCTGGTGAAATCTTCCCCTTAGACCAGGTAGAAGGAAGATGCGGAGGAGGAACGAGGTAAATGCATGGGAAGAAGACACTCATGGTTGAGTGAGATGCTAGCAGATGTGTGTTTGGGAGGGTGCCATCTCTCAACCTGGAAATAAGTGCTTTTATAGCTGGGGCTAGATACAAGccatttaaattgttttaagaatttTGTTACAAAGTTTAACAAAGAATATCATCACAACATTGAGTACTGCTGATATTGATAATGAAAGCcaactttaaaaaagaattcatGAATAGGAATTGCTCATGTTGCAACTATTGCTAGTTGAAGTGAATGGGCTACAATATCCACATGAACAATCATTTGAGAAACTATTATCCTGTCTAATAATtgtttattaaaacaattttttattctttcaaaaagaaaaaaagaaaaaaaggtttgtcaattagaatataaaaaatagttttatatattttaaaaagagaaaacatagtatttttagaaaatatctttaaattatttttagttatttttacttgtttttttatgattgtttttttaaaaattatataaatatagaaaacaattaaaaataaagtactacttatagaagttatttttaaaacatacttaaaaacataaaaaaaacgggttaaaaatatttccggTTCCAAATGGTTttgtgttttataaaatatcaaagaatagttttaaaaaactgttcttaaaagtTATCTTTgagactattttaaaaaatagttatcaaataagtCTATACTTCTAGTGCATTTTAGTCCATAGTTCTAACAATACGTGTTATCTCAAAAGCTATTTTATCCTGCATGTATTATTTTCTCTATCAAACCAATTCCAAGGCACTACTATCTGttttattaagtatttttttttttgtcaatatttATGTGATTTTCTCTAGCAGGTAATatctatttgttttatttttatatttatctctcTGGGTGTAATGCTTCCTGAGCAATTCAAATTCTAATATGTGAAGATGTGGACGTGTGCCAGGTGAAATCAGGGACCTTGTTCGACAATGTCTTGATTTGTGATGATCAAGAGTATGCGAGGAAACTGGTAGAAGGAACATGGGCCAAGTACAAGGATGCATGTGATGCTGCCTTTCCGCTTTTTCCCCTCTTTAACGCACATGTCCATCAGATCTTCATATCTGGGTTGATTTTTAATGTTGCATATGTTTTGTAGACTCAAAAGGCAGCATTTGATGAGGCAGAGAAGAAGAGGGAAGAGGAGGTACTACGAAGAAGACAAACATGTAAGTTTAGGATGAGCTATAAGGTGAGCCAATTATAATATCATGTTGACAAATTGGTTTGGAAGCCCATAGGGTGACCTAGTTGGTTGGAAGCACATCAGGTTGACCTAGTTGGTTAGGGTGAATGCTGGGATGTGTGAGTTCCGGAGTTCGATTCCTCCCACTGATTAAAAATACCTTGATTTGCTTGATTTGCTCGGTGCTGGTTGTTGCTAGTGTGGTTAGCACCTCGAGGTTTGCAATCATTTTGTACCTTTTCAAATAGAAGTTTGCAAATGTAGATTACAAGATAGCAATGCCTGCATGTGTGAGATCTCTTAAAGATTCatctaggattttttttgtctttcttggTTGTATAACAACCCTAGATAATCAAGAGGATGATAGCAAGAAAGGAAAATTGAGTTTACTTGGGTATTAATTGACATAACTTTGTATTGAAATACTACAATCCATATGTGGAtgcacttaaaaataataataattaagaatcAATATTAGTAATATCAGTAGGTTTTAGCATGTTTCATTAAGCAATCCCATAGTAATAGAACTCATGCTACTATATTAAGTTATTGTATTAGAAAATCAATAtggttatatttttatttatattttcttgtgaTTTCTACTCTACTTATTAGAATTTTTCTTGGGTTGCATACTAAAGACTAAGGGTTTGAtaaaccttttatttgaaaattattaggtCTTAGTATTAGTTGCACTATTGGTTAATCTTCTTCTAGAACTTACGAGACCCATTTTGCTActttaaataaggaaaattttaaattaaaaagaagttgAGTTTATTTCTACGagtctctttaatttttttgataggatatTTTATACATAATCTTATTCCTCTTGTAATTTTAAGTccaattggtttttaaaaccaatttgTGTTTGAAGTTCAAATATTTCTCATTAGCTAATTTTACCTTCTTTGAATTAGATGTTTATCAATGTAATTATTGCACATATGTTTGTAGTTTTATCTTTGTTTATTTGGTTCTTTTTTAAGATATTCATTTTGACATTAGAGttttaacttctttttctttaaaagggATTTTTAAAGCACATTACAATCTcgaattctttttatatattataacaatattatgtttattttagtaTTGTTAAGACTTTTTTAGTGTAGTTGATGCATCGATTAGCTGCTTCTTATCATATGTAATTTATCTTATGTTGAGACTATTAtgaaacataatatatatatatatatatataaactatttaaaacttgaaatattttgctTCTTTTATCCAacttagtttttaaaatttggatgaaTATCATAGAGTGCATATGAGTATCAAAATCTTATGCATATTTTGCTTTTAGCATAATGTTTGGTCATTAGTATTAGCTTAAAATATCTTATCATAATTCTTTTAAGATTTCTTCTATGTTTTTTACTCAAAGATAAATGTCAACATCTGAAATCAATTTATGACAATATGATCACTTTACATAAAGACGTGTttataaaggataaaaaatgatggaaaaaatCTTCTCTTTGTAATGTTAATCGTGAATATCTCCGATAATGACAATTTATTATCAATGATAATAAACGTTAAAATTGTGAGACCATGTAATTATAAAGATGTTGACGATGCTCTGCCAAATCATCCAATAAGAAGATAAAGACTTAAGGCACTTCGAAGTATAAAGGATAACCACTTTTATTCTTTGTATTGCTTCCTCATGATGTAATTTAGGGGTTagaatttt
This window contains:
- the LOC117908921 gene encoding cytochrome P450 716B1-like produces the protein MSAFFTIFLFLLPIFLLLARRRSLPKGVPPGSLGLPLIGQSIGLLRAMRANTAEKWLEERIKKYGPISKLSLFGQPAVFIYGQAANKLVFASDGSTISNQQAKSNQMIMGDRNLLELSGEDHKRVRGAIVSFLKPESLKQYVGKMDAEVRKHLEMHWQGKQRVTVMPLMKTLTFNIICGLLFGVERGIRREKLVGRFQEMIEGIWSVPVNLPFTRYNRSLQASTKIQNMIKELMREKEVELEKGASPHQDFITCLLSIRGKNNEEVITEKEIVDNVLLVMVAGHDTSAVLITFLVRLLANDPDVYAAVLKEHEEIAKDKPSGEFLTWEDLAKMKYTWRVALETLRMVPPVFAGFRTVLKDIEFGGYLIPEGWKIFWATSMTHMDNSIFPEPTKFDPTRFENQASIPPYCFIPFGGGPRICPGIEFARIETLVTIHHLVTRFKWKLCHTDNFFGRNPTPAPTGGLPIEITSMNLK